One genomic region from Dehalococcoidia bacterium encodes:
- a CDS encoding amidohydrolase family protein yields MHDLVIRNGTIVDGTGRPRFGGDVAVDGATITDVGRLSERGRREIDAAGLLVTPGFVDIHTHYDGQATWDSEIAPSSWHGVTSIVMGNCGVGFAPAAPDKHDFLISLMEGVEDIPGAALAEGLTWDWESLPEYLDALDRRPHTIDLGVQVPHAALRAYVMGERGGDHEIDPTEDEIRRMAALTAEALLAGALGFATSRTVNHRSRTGARIGSLTASTEELLGIGQALKQTGRGVFQCISDFADLDYEFGLIRRLAAECGRPLSLTLLQRNEHPEKWRTILARIEQAAAEGVDLKAQVCARPVGLLIGLQASLNPFMLMPSYEAIAEMPLAERVTRMREPNLRRQILAEYAEKGGKARSGMRLRDLDLTRLFPLNDPPNYEPEPSDSIAARAAQFGRAPADLVYDLMLEDEGRALLYYTNSNYAHFNLDDAREMVLSERTLFGLSDGGAHVGTICDASFPTSNLTLWCRDRKRGEGLPLEFMVKGQSADTARHVGWHDRGVIAPGYRADLNVIDFDRLQLHPPTIAHDLPAGGRRLLQKADGYRCTIKSGAVTFENGESTGELPGRLMRGAQSRPSAANVAATAAAHSGH; encoded by the coding sequence ATGCACGACCTGGTCATCCGCAACGGCACCATCGTCGACGGCACCGGCAGGCCGCGCTTCGGCGGCGATGTGGCCGTGGACGGCGCGACGATCACAGATGTCGGCCGCCTGAGCGAGCGCGGCCGGCGTGAGATCGACGCCGCGGGGTTGCTCGTCACGCCCGGCTTCGTCGACATCCACACCCACTACGACGGCCAGGCGACCTGGGACTCCGAGATCGCGCCCTCATCGTGGCACGGCGTCACCTCGATCGTGATGGGCAACTGCGGCGTGGGCTTCGCGCCCGCCGCGCCTGATAAGCACGATTTCCTGATCTCGCTGATGGAGGGAGTGGAGGACATCCCCGGCGCCGCGCTGGCCGAGGGGCTAACCTGGGACTGGGAATCGCTGCCCGAGTATTTGGATGCGCTCGACCGCCGGCCGCACACGATCGACCTGGGCGTGCAGGTGCCGCACGCCGCCCTGCGCGCGTACGTGATGGGCGAGCGCGGCGGCGACCACGAGATCGACCCGACCGAGGACGAGATCCGGCGCATGGCGGCCCTCACCGCCGAGGCGCTGCTGGCCGGCGCCCTGGGCTTCGCCACCTCGCGCACGGTCAACCACCGCAGCCGCACCGGCGCCAGGATCGGCAGCCTCACCGCCTCCACCGAGGAGCTGCTCGGCATCGGCCAGGCGCTGAAACAGACGGGGCGCGGCGTCTTCCAGTGTATCTCGGACTTCGCAGACCTGGACTACGAATTCGGCCTGATCCGCCGGCTCGCCGCCGAGTGCGGGCGGCCGCTCTCGCTGACGCTGCTGCAGCGCAACGAACACCCGGAGAAGTGGCGCACGATCCTGGCGCGGATCGAGCAGGCCGCGGCCGAAGGCGTCGATCTGAAGGCGCAGGTCTGCGCCCGGCCGGTGGGCCTGCTGATCGGCCTGCAGGCCAGCCTCAACCCGTTCATGCTGATGCCGAGCTACGAGGCGATTGCCGAAATGCCGCTGGCTGAACGGGTGACTCGCATGCGCGAGCCAAACCTGCGCCGGCAGATCCTGGCGGAATACGCGGAGAAGGGCGGCAAGGCGCGCTCGGGCATGCGCCTGCGGGACCTCGACCTCACGCGCCTCTTCCCGCTGAACGATCCGCCGAACTACGAGCCGGAGCCCTCAGACAGCATCGCCGCGCGGGCCGCGCAGTTCGGGCGGGCGCCGGCGGACCTGGTCTACGACCTGATGCTGGAGGACGAGGGCCGCGCCCTGCTCTACTACACGAACTCCAACTACGCGCACTTCAACCTCGACGACGCACGGGAGATGGTGCTTTCCGAGCGCACGCTCTTCGGCCTCTCCGACGGCGGCGCCCACGTCGGCACGATCTGCGATGCGAGCTTCCCCACCTCCAACCTCACCCTCTGGTGCCGCGACCGGAAGCGTGGTGAGGGGCTGCCGCTGGAGTTCATGGTCAAGGGCCAAAGCGCTGACACCGCGCGCCACGTCGGTTGGCACGACCGCGGTGTCATCGCGCCCGGCTACCGTGCGGACCTGAACGTGATCGACTTCGACCGCCTGCAACTGCATCCGCCCACGATCGCGCACGACCTGCCGGCGGGCGGCCGGCGGCTTTTGCAGAAGGCCGACGGCTACCGCTGCACGATCAAATCGGGCGCGGTGACGTTCGAGAACGGCGAGTCCACCGGCGAGCTGCCGGGCAGGCTGATGCGCGGCGCGCAGTCCCGGCCGTCGGCGGCAAACGTCGCCGCGACGGCCGCGGCGCACTCTGGCCATTGA